The Megalobrama amblycephala isolate DHTTF-2021 linkage group LG13, ASM1881202v1, whole genome shotgun sequence genome contains a region encoding:
- the lg13h1orf43 gene encoding protein C1orf43 homolog, translating to MAEGTLSGVNVVLVMAYGSLVFVLLFIFVKRQIMRFAMKSRRGPHVPLGHNAPKDLKEEIDSRLSKVNDIRYEPHLLSKDDDRLKHQGQIGCYNYLFRMQALDAIRDSDLPFHELCRSASALTGRRYRKWLLDLRNSHSLFKTSHGALLERLVEGYDSARHGTGMFGEAEFVKYKEDLAELAAVVKTYSSSTSLNQQHQSAAKDLTSSPGPSSASTIQVTYLPSTGQRSKRPKHFLELKNFKDNYNTLESTL from the exons ATGGCAGAAGGAACTCTTTCCGGTGTAAATGTTGTACTTGTTATGGCCTACGGAAGCCTG GTGTTTGTGTTGCTGTTCATCTTTGTGAAAAGGCAGATAATGCGCTTTGCTATGAAGTCTCGCAGAGGACCGCACGTCCCGCTGGGTCATAATGCACCGAAG GACCTTAAAGAAGAGATTGACTCCCGTTTGTCCAAAGTGAATGACATTCGCTACGAGCCACATCTGCTCTCTAAAGATGACGATCGACTGAAGCATCAAGGCCAAATTG gTTGTTATAATTATCTCTTCAGAATGCAAGCATTAGATGCCATTAGAGACTCTG ATCTCCCATTTCACGAGTTGTGTCGCAGTGCCAGTGCTCTGACCGGGCGGCGCTACAGGAAGTGGCTGCTGGACCTGCGAAACTCTCATTCTCTGTTCAAGACGAGTCATGGTGCGCTCCTAGAGCGCTTAGTGGAGGGCTACGACAGCGCTCGCCATGGGACCGGG ATGTTTGGTGAGGCAGAGTTTGTGAAGTATAAGGAAGATCTGGCTGAACTGGCTGCTGT TGTCAAGACCTACTCCAGCAGCACCAGTCTAAACCAGCAGCACCAGTCAGCAGCTAAAGATCTGACCAGCTCTCCCGGCCCCTCGTCTGCCTCCACCATTCAGGTTACTTACCTGCCCTCCACCGGACAGCGCAGCAAGAGGCCCAAACACTTCCTGGAACTCAAAAATTTTAAAGACAACTATAATACACTAGAGAGCACACTTTAG